A segment of the Chitinispirillales bacterium ANBcel5 genome:
GAACGCGGAGACGCTTGTTTCTGAGCTGTGCAGTAAATATAAAGTTGAAGACACCTTTGTGATGCCAACCAAGGCTCATGTGGGAAGAAGCTTTGAGATTGGTAGAATTAACCTGCTTTATATGGTGCATCACCTCCTCGAAGGGATGGAGGAAACCGGTGAGCTTCAAAACGAAGCATTCGGTTTTATTACAGATCATATGCTTACGATAATGAGTGAAGATGTGCTTCTGGAGCTGCTCAGTGACACCAGGTGCGAGGAGGTGAAAGGGTTGGCTGCAAAGGTGCTGGCCAGGATATGGGAGGAGAGGATATCGCTCAAAACTATCCCCTTTATCTCTGAGCTGCGCAACATGTGGTTAATTCGACGGCAATATATACCCGTTTTCGGAACACTTACGGGGGTGCATGAGTATATTTCGCTGCTTGGTCATGTAAATGAAACCTGCCAGAAATATATCCACCACGCTTCACATGTTGCCGATGAAGCCGCGGCGCTTGAAGAATTCCTTTTCGGGTTGTCCTATGAAGAGCTGTGTACGGTTAAAAAGGAGCTTTTTAAATCAGACAAAGCGAGTGTAAAGCGCGATGAAGTACTCAAAATTATTGGTAAAGATACAGTGTATCTGAGCAGTAGAATTGATGATCCGGTTGAGCTGTACCGCTTTTTCAACCACAGAAAAAAATCTGCCTTCCTGCGCTGGTATTCACAGAAAGAGGGTCCGGTTCGCACTTTTGAAGAGAACTTTATGCTTTATACTCTGTTAAATGCCGATGGAGCGGACTTTGAGCCGCAGAGAAACGATGAAGAGGTGAGAAGTGTGTGAGGAAATTTGGATTAAGGGCCTGTCTGTCGTTTGGTGTTGATTTCCCTCGGTGTATTATCAATAGGAAATAGATAAAAGGATTTTTATGGGGCTAAAGGCGATAGATTGGGTCACCCCCGGGCGTCAATGGTAAAAGCGTGAGAGGACCCGTTTGGGGGGACCCTTGGGCTATTGTCGCGGGAGGAGAGGGGGAATTGGAATTTGGAATGAAAGAATGTATCTACACCTCAGCTGGGTATTATTGACAAAGTTACCACAATCTCTTTTTTCATCCGCTTAGCTCTTGTTTGATATATTCCAGTTGCTGTTTTTTCGCGAGTAGTACTTTATTCAAATCAACCTTCCGGTTGAACTGCTTTTCACGTTTCATTCTTCTATTTAGAGCGATTATTTCGCTTTCAAGCTGCTTTCTGGCGGCATCATTGGCCACAAGTTCCCCAAAATTGCGGTTTGCGGCACTATCAGCACCAATGAATGCTCTGACGAGCTTCTGATACACCTTCTCCAAATCGATACCGGTAAAATCAAAGTGTAATGGTGCATCCCACTCTGAAAAATAATAATTTTCAGCTTTATTTCCCTGTTTTAACGTAATACCCCAGGCTACTGATCCATTATATACAAACTTATAAAGAATCTGGTACGGTATCGCCTTATCTATCACTTTAAGGATTCTTTCAGGTATTTCCTGCGCTTTCAATTCCAGTTCAAATATCTGTATCTCGGTCACTGCTTCTGTTTTAGTGATTCCTACTGTTTCCTCGGCAAGTTTATACTTCCAGGTAATGCGCTGAATTTTCCCGGTGAATTCCTTTTGCAGTCGCGAGCTGAGATGTGTTCGTTCGTAGAATTTGCTCTTGGGAACAAATTTGTTCACATAAGCCTGTTTTGGCAGATTTATTTCACTATTCACCATTATTTTATAACCGCAAAAGTTAGCAGTTCAAAATCTTGCAACCCTTTTATGGAACTTGCCTGTGCAGTGGTCCCCCCCGCAGAAAAAAGGCTGTCCACATCACTTTCATCTTTAACCGAAATGATTGATTCAATGGCTTTATTAAGCAAGGTGGAATACTTATCCATATTTTTGCCATCGTGGGTTTCATCATTGAATTTTTCGTAGACTGATTTTATGGGCTCTTTATGCCCTTTTGAGAGTGCCCTGAAAATATCCAGCGTTTCTTTCACATTAAGGTGATTTGAAGCAATTTCACCATTCTCCTTACTATACACCAGATAAAAGGGATGCAACTGGTTTGTATTATCGATATTCACATCATTGTTAATATTCTTAAGAACGTAAATAACGCCTTCGTCGATACCAAGCTCAGGTGCCTTTTTGCAGACCGTATGCATTCCGTTGGCCACATTGTCCAATCTGCCATTTTTCTCAATGTAATTCACCAAATCCATGCGGAAGTCGTTGAGTCCCAAATCGGTAATTGAAACCCCGGTCCCCATATCCTCAATATCAACAATTTCATCCTGCAGTTTCTCAAGCTGTTTTTTTCTGAACAGCAAATCCGATGATTTATTTGTAAGAACGTTATCTTCTCCGGTTGCCGTAACATCCACCATGAACATTTTGCTTTCAACCCGGTTTTTCAGGTTGATATAGTCGTCCAGAGAGAGTTGCGGCCAGAAATTGATAAGCTGGATATCCTTATTTATTGAGCCAATGCGGTCTATGCGGCCGAACCGCTGAATGATTTTCACCGGATTCCAGTGTATGTCATAGTTTATCAGCGTATCGCAGTCCTGGAGATTCTGGCCTTCAGATATACAGTCTGTTGCGATAAGTATATCGATTTCACGCGCATTTATATTTCTCTGATCCTTTGAGCGGGGCGAGAAATGAACAAGAATAGTATTAAAACCTGAATGGATATCGAGTGTTGAAGCGTTCTTATCGGTACCCACGATTTTGGCCGTTTCAAGGCCGAGCTGTTTTTTTGCATAATCCGCAAGATTTGTGTATAAATAATGTACAGTATCAGCAAAAGCACTAAAAATGAGTACTTTTCTGTTACCTGGGTTTATTGGATTATTCAGTTTGTTTTCTATGACTGTTTTCAGATCATTAAGCTTTGCATCGTGCTCGGGTGTAACCCGATGCATCTCTTCGAGTAGTTGTGCTGCAACATAGTAATCAGCCTGCAAATCAGTTTTCCACCCGGTTGTATTCATATCGGCCAGGTTGATTTTAATCTTATCACCGATACTAAACTCATCACTGAGCCAATCGTCGCTATCTGCATCCAGATTGATATTACCAAACTGAGTTGCTGTAGTATAAGAGGCATTGCCGTTTTTTTCGAACTCTTCTATGGCAAATATTGTGCTTTCAATTTCTTTAATGAATTTATTGAGCGTTAAGCGAAATGAATCAACGGAACTTTCGAGGCGTTTCAACAAATTTACCCGCATTAATGTTTGAAGACTTTTTTCACGGTGCGATTGCTTGAAACTGGTGTTTTCTTTCAGTTTTGTATCGTACACAACGCTGTAGAACTCTTTTTTGCTGTCGAGGATATACTCAAATGGTGAATAGATCGACATATTCAGACGCGAAAGCTCCTTATATAATTCTGAAATCTCTATAAAATCAGGAAGCTCGGTTATATTCGCATGATGGGTTACAGGTTTTAGGCGGTTCGGAAATTTGCCGATTACACTGCTATCGTAATACTTCTCGATATGTTTTCTGCTTCGGGCAATACTTACGCTGTCGAGCAATTTGAAAAAATCAAAGTTTGCGTTTAACCTGTTCAAAAGCTGCTGGCTTGTCCTCTCTTCTATTGGTAACTTCGCCCAATCGTTGAATGTTTTCTGTGCATTTTTCAGAATATTATCAATGGATTTTCCGGTAGTTATCTTCTGATTTATTTCATCTGTATGACCTTCGAACGCAAGTGCAAGTTGGTTTCTTAGGTCGATAAATTTGTTATTGACCGGTGTTGCCGAGAGCATAAGCACTTTCGTCTTCACACCGGCTTTTATAACATCGTTCATCAACTTTTGATATCTTGTTACCCGATCTTTGCAAGGATCATTATTTCTAAAATTATGGGACTCATCAATTACAACCAAGTCGTAATTGCTCCAGTTAATCCGGCTTAAATCGATACCATTAGAATCACCATGTTCCCTTAAAAGGTCGGTGTGATAAAGCACATCGTAGTTCAGGCGATCATTAATAAGAGGGTTATCATCATAGTTGTTTAAGAATGTCTGCCAGTTATCACCAAGTTTCTTAGGGCAGAGTACCAGTACAGTGCGGTTTCGTTCCTGGTAATATTTGATAACACCTAAGGCACTGAATGTCTTGCCAAGGCCGACACTGTCGGCAAGAATGCAGCCATTATATCTTTCCAGTTTGTTGATAATACCTAAGACAGCGTCACGTTGGAAATCATACAGTTTATTCCAGATAACAGACTGTTTAAACCCGGTTTTTTCGTTTGCAAGTTCATCTTCAGAAATGTCCTGTAAGAATTCATCGAAGATGTTGTAGAGTGTCAGATAATAAATGAATTCGGGTGAATTTTCTTTATACAGGTTCGCTATGGCGCAGAGATCGCCCGTTCTCCGTAGAGGACTACTGCGAATGGTGAACCAAGGATTAACGCTCCGGATTACAGCTTGGAGAATGCCGTAATCACAACTGTATGGAAACTTAATTCACCTAAACGCGAAGCGTTTACCTCTGCGCCCTTTGCGCCCTCAGCGTTTTAAAACCCCTTTACTGTGTTCACCAATGCTGCAGGGGTAAAACGCGCCAGGGGGGACGGAAGGTGGCACTTTCTTAAGTGCCAGTGCCCTCAAAAAAGCGAAGTCCTCGTAGCGCTATAACCGAGGCACCGAGGAGGAACGACGAGCCTGTAGGACATAGTGCCCGAATGGGTACAACCGGTGCCGTCTGCGGCAGGCGCCCGGGGTATCTCTACTGCTTAGCTCAGCATAGGTCTGCGTTTTACAATCCTTTTACTGTGATCACGAATGATGCAGAGCTAAACGCGCCAAGTCCTCGCAGCGCTACAACCGGGGCACCGAGGGGGAACGACGGGCCACGGGATTAGGTTTAAACAATTCCCTTTTCCTTATTCCAGCTCAACAGTTCAAGTATTTCATCACGTGAAAATGACTTAACCACATCAGGGGAATCTTCACTTACCGCCATACTGGCCAGCTCTTTTTTTCTGGAAATTATCCTATCAATCTTCTCTTCCAACGTATCTTCCGTAATAAGTCTGAAAACCTGAACCCCTCGCTTCTGACCTATCCGGTGGACCCGGTCTGTTGCCTGATCCTCTGCGGCTGAATTCCACCATCGGTCGTAATGTATTACTACTGAAGCAGCTACAAGGTCGATCCCCACTCCGCCAGCTTTCAGTGAACCCACAAATACCCGACAACCCTCATCTTCATTGAACCGGTTTATCAGCCTGTCCCGATTTTTACTGGACCCGGTGAGTACAACGTGCCCAACACCAACGGTTTCAAGGTGTTGGCGAATGATCTCTATCATGCCCAGATACTGACTAAACACCACCACCTTCTGCCCCGATCCAAGCGCTTCATCCATAATCTCGGTGAAAAGTTCCCACTTGCCGCTCTGATGATTCGCGTATCCATCGGGGTCTTTCAGTGCGAGGGCCGGATGATTACACACTTCCTTCAGGTGCTTAAGTAGCGAAAATACATGAAGATAGGGGACTGCCTTTTCCTTATCACCGATACTTTCAATGAGCTTTTCCCCCCGTTTTTCAAAAGCGTCTTTATACAGAGAATGCTGCTCATCGCTAAGCGAACAGATCCTGTTGTCTTCAATTTTGGGCGGCAGCTCAAGAAGCACACTTTCCTTTAAACGCCTTAATATAAAAGGAGTTATGGATATTCTTAGCAGCTCACGTGCTTTTAAATCTTTACCAACCTCTATGGGTTCAAGGAACCTTTCACCAAAGGACCGGTCTGAGCCCAGGTACCCTGGAAGCACTATATCAAAGAGCCGTTTTAGATCGCTCAGTGAGTTTTCGACAGGGGTGCCGCTGAGCCCAAGTTTCATATTCGCCCTGAGTGCTTCAGCGGATTTACTCACAGCGGTCTGAGCATTCTTAAGTCGTTGTGCTTCATCGAAAACAGCCACTTCAAAGCTACTTTCGCAAAGGGTTTCACAGTCGGCACGCAGTACCCCGTAGGAGGTGATAACCAGTTGATTTTCATGGAAATCAAGCGTTGAGCGTCCACTGCCATGGTAGACTGTACTCTTAAGCCCCGGGGCAAAGGTGGCACAGAGCCGCTGCCAGTGACCAATCACCGATACAGGGCATATCACTAAAACCGGTAACCTATTGTTTCGCTGCTCTTTAAGGGCAGTGATAAACGCAAGGACCTGATGAGTTTTTCCAAGCCCCATATCATCACAGAGCAGACCTCCAAACCCGTTATCATAGAGAAAAAGCAGCCAGGCCAGCCCGTTTTCCTGATAGGGACGAAGTTTTGATGTAAATCCGGGCAGGGCACCACTTACATGCTGTGGTTTTCGAAACTGGGTAAGCGTTTCAAGCTTCAGGCGTAACTCCTTATCACCCTTTATGGTAACCCTGCAATCCTTGTTTCTGGAAACAAACTGCATCAATGCGGAATGCGGAAACTGAAACCTGTTATCCCCCTCTTCTTTAAGGTCCTGAAAGGGGATAACCGCACAGATCCCTTCACTTTCACAATCAAAGAAGCCCTTGCTGGTTATGAAGAAACGACGTTTTTCCTTTCGGCAGCTCAGGAGCTCTTTGAGTGTAATTGCTGCCCCCGGGCTAAAGTAGGTAATCGATAACGTACACCACTGATCCCTTAGGTTGATCACTTCGATCTCAATCTCTTCTATCTCTTTAAAACATGGCAGGTTAGCCAGGCGCCCGAAGTCCGCGTCATGGGTTTCACTTTCGCTGGTATCCACCGATGAAAAAAGGTCGTAATGGTTTGAAGAAGAACCACTTACCGATCCGGAGCTTAGGGAAAAAGCAGACGCGTGTTTTTCTAAAAAGGTTGAGAAGGTTTTCTGTTCTGTGGTGATTTTTTCTGACCAGCCCTGCGCAAGCAGGCCCAGGCCCGGCTGATCAAAATTGGTAAACCGCTGTTTGGAAGGAAGATAGACCATTGAACCAAAAACATTTTCCGGTGAAAACAGCTCATAATCCTCCCTGGTATCAGAAAGCCGCACTGCAGGTTCGAAACTAACCTTGTCTGCTGATGGATAGGAGAGGTGAAAGAGAAACCGGGAAGTGGTTTTATCGATGGAAAATGGTAGTCGTTCAGGGTCGATCTTCTCAATCACTTGAAGCACTTCAGAAACACAGCTGCGAGGCACAGTGATTGTTAGCTGGCTTTGTCGGTTATCTTCCATGAAAAAGGTAATACAGAGCTCTTTTTGGATACTGATTTCCATGTCGATCGTTTTAGTTCCAATCTCACGGTAGAGATGGTATGCAGTGCGGAACCAGATACTTTCCTCTTCTGCCATACGGACTGTTTTGTGGCCGGCAGAAAGGAGCTGCTTCTCTCCTTCGGTGTAGACAAAGTCTTTGGTTTTGGAGAGGGGGGCAAGGCGATTGAGGGTGGTGACAGTATCATGCTCAAGCCCAAGTCTTTCCAGATACCGGGTGGTTGATTCACCGGGGCTGCACTCTATGCAGATATCGGAGCCCTTTTTGCCGACCTTGATAGAATCATCGAAAGTGCTTGATTTGATACCGGTTAGCGGCTTTGGAGAGTGCCGTATCAGGGGCTTGAAAATCGAATATATATCGCTGTTTTGAAAGCTTTTGTGTGGCAGTTCCGGAGCGGTGGTCGCAACCATCTGTTCAAAGAGTCGTTTAAGTTCCCGGGCATGAAAGCATGCAGCGTAGCTACCTCTTGAGCAGCGGCAGAAGAGTCTGGGTTTTTTATCCCGTGCGGAGGTAACGCTGAGCAGAGGAAGGTGGGTGTTGTGATCGTTTGATATCAGTATGAAGGAGTTTCTGAAAAATTCGACATTGGTTAGAGAAAAATTCTGCGGCACAATAACCTCGTTTTACCGGTTTTGAAAAATACCAATATAGATGCCTGTTGTGGTGATGGCAAGAGGGTGGTAAGGTGATGCACGGTTACATTTTCTTTTTCCTGCAATTAGTAATCTGTAATTAGTCATTAGTAATTATCGATTTGGGCGGCACCCTCGCGGACTCGGGTCGGCCTACCCATTCGGGCACAATGTTCTCCAGGCTCGTCGTACCTCCTCGGCCGAAGCTCGTAGTCGCGGAAGACCGCGCCGTCCTCGCTTTGTCTTCGGGGCTCACTGCCGTTCGCCCCTCACCTTCCGTCCTGCCTGCCGCGTAGGAGAGAGCATCCCTTGTGACCACTGAATTTTGTTTTTCTAATTTCCGTGCATTCCGTGTTTTCGGTGGTTGTAATTCTTAGGATTTTTTTAACCACTGAAGGCACGGAACACACGGTGAGCACGGACTGGCCCTGACGTATACCGCGGCTTGATTTTCATCATCAGTTTTTTGCTTCCGTTGGTGTCCATGCTTGTCAGTGATCTTTTTTTTCCTGTGCCACCCAAACCTGCACCTCATCTAGGGTTTTACAACCCGTAAAGGTGAAAATGACAGGTTTTCTATATAAGAAAAATAATAGAAGAAAACATTGCAACTTGTTACATGATTTTTGTAACCATTCGATTCCCGCTAAGGGTACGAGGATCGTTTCCTGGTTACAGCGGAGTTGTCCTAGCCCTGAATGAACGTTGTTGATATCGACGGCAGGCTCTTAGATCCTTACCTATAATAACATAGCGTTTATTGGCTGCACTCTTTTATATTTCGTCCCTACGGGACGAGGACTGTTTTTCTGTGTTGAATATTCTATAACTATGCGGTCCCTACGGGACCAGGAAAACAAACTGCTGGTATAAGAGTTAGAGGTATGGTTGGAATAAGTGTTACTTGTTGTTTCAAGTGTAGGGGAATGAGAAAGACAATAAGAGCTAAGAAGTCCTAAGATGAACCTCTTTTTCCTGCTCAAGCTAATCAGGGTACGATACCTTTTGCCTTCAATTAGTAAATTGTAATTAGTCCTTAGTAATTATTAACTATTGATTTCCCGAAGACTCGGGCCGTCCCCTACTCCCTGTTTTTTGAAAAGCATTGCTTTCTATGTATATCATTGATGGAAGTTTTCTTTTGTTGTTTGAGGGGTTAATCTTTCTACCATTGAGTAGGTAAAAGTTGTTATCAGGGGAATGAAAAATTCTATTATTCTCCAGATTTATTTGTAATTTGGATTGTTTATATCTTTTTGTTGCAGGGTTCAATCGCCTGTTACTATCTTCAACGCTAATGGTATGTGAATTAAGGTTTAGAGCACTAATGCCCCTATCAGTGCCAATCCAGAGTATAGTATCTTTGCTGATTGTTAAAGATGAAACGTAATTACCAGCAAGCCCCAAAGATCTGTCCAAAGTTTTCCAGGTTTCATTTTCCAGGTAGCTTAAGCCACTTGTTGTAGCTACCCATATTCTGTTGTATGTATCTACGCGTATATCTTGAATATTGTTACTCCCCAGTCCGTTATGAGTTGTATACCACACTTCGGAATCATTTTTACCTATATTTACTAATCCATTATTTGTACCAATCCATAAACTACCAAGTGAATCCTGCGCAAGCATAGTAATCGTTGCAGGTTTGGAAAGAGTACGCTGTGTCCAAATGTTGTTACTGTAAAATGCGAGAGTGCCTTCATAACCACCGACCCACAAGGAAGAATCCTTTGTGACAAGTAGACTTGTCATGTTGTTAGACTGAAAACCCGGGTTTCTGTCTTCATAAAATTCCACACCATTATACTTTCCAACACCTCTGGAGGTAGCAAACCAAAGGCTATCGGATTTATCAAAAACCAGATCGTTCAATATCCCACGACCGGAGTATTCGAAACCAGACAAACTGTTTCTCTCAAGAATTTGAACTCCCTGGGAGTTTAAAAACCATACCTCATCGTCTCTGCTGATCATTCGTGTTGTTTGATTACTGATACTAGGCCCATACACAGTACTTTGCCATTTTTCATTTACGAATTGCCTGACGCCTTCAGGATCAAAATCCGCATAAGTCCAAACTGTGCCGGAGTTATCTGTATACAGAAACCGTATTGTATTACCGCGTGGTGCTTTGGATTCAATAATCGGGCTAATATTGCTGAAGGCCGGGTGAATAAAGCTGCCCTCTAAATACCCTAAGAAAAAATCACCTCCAATTAGTGCTTCCGTTTTAGAGTGTGGTTGAACACTTTTAATATATCCTACGTCATTTCGATACTGTAGAATTAATTGCCACTGATTCTGATCATAAACGTGGATACTATTTCTGTTATATGCCCATACATAGCCATCCTCGGAAACATTTAGATCTGTAATTGGAACATTAAAAGAGCTATTAATCCAAGTTTCATTTTCGAGCCTGAAAATACCGGTGGAATAAGTTAAAAATATTCTGTTGAGGTTGTCAATAGCAACGGAAAGAGGGGTGTTCCGAGGTTGGTCAATATTTCCGTAATAGCTACCGTCAGTATTATATTTTAAAATCCTGGAGTCGGTAACTACATAGATTTTTCCATTATCATATCCAGAAGCAATGCCTCTTAGCGGGTCATTTGTCAGATCAACAGGTGTACTAATTGTTTCAAAACTGCCACCGCTGGTTCTTACCACACCACCCAATCCGATAGCCCATATATTACCAGTATTATCTAAGGTAAAATCATAAACTCTATCAATAAGAGGATCAAGTTTTTCCCATTCTCCCTTATACTTGTATGCAATTGCCCGGGGCCATGCTACCCATATCCGGTTTTGCTGATCCTTAAGGACTCTATTTACTTTATCACCAAAAAATGTGTTATCATCATTATATATTGTTTTCTTTTTGGTTGAGCGATTGTACATAAAAAGACCGGTAGTATTGGTCCCAACCCAAAGTTCATCATCATCTAAATATGTTGTACTTACATCAAGGTAATTGATATAGTTTGTTATGTCTTGAGCAACTATTGGCAAGCCTAATAGAAGAAAAAAGAGTACCACGATTTTTTTCATACCAGTTACTACCCGATTCATTGTAAATGCAATCTTCTTTCCAGACCTTTGCGTTCTAAGTAGATTCTATTTGCAGTATTACTTTGTATCGCTCTGCCATTGAGCATTATTTTTGATCGGGAGCGGATAGTGTTAGTATAATCATTAGCTCTTAAGGGAGTATTGCTACGGCGCCTCGAATCAAAAACAGAAGTAGCGTCAACATTTTTAAACGCGATCTCTTTTTCAGTATAAGGAATAGCAAATAAGGTGGTTACCATGCTAGGGAAAAGATCTCCTCTAAACTTGTAACTGATAGTTATTGTGTCTTCATAGTCCTGGATTTTTTCTATATCTATATACCCCATCCCCAAAAAGACAAATACTATGACCTCAGTAAAATCCGGCCATTCTGTTAATGGCGTAACTATTGAATCATTTGGTCGAATTCGATCTACTATTTCTTGCAGTTCACTTCGATTCCTGATTATGTGATATCCGTTGTTTCCCATTACTCCTGGTTGTTCAAAAACGAGAATTGTATCATACCCAATATCCTGAGCCACTATTTGATTATGAATAGCTAAAACAGACACTATGGCCACAATGAGATAAAGTGCAGAATCTCTTTTTTTTGTGAAATAATCGATGGACATCGCAATACCTCCTTTTTTTTTTTGAAAGAATGGGACCATGAACCCTTAGAGCGGTACTATTTTAAGCTGTTACAAAAAAACAGTCTATCGTACGTAAAACCCAAACACCCAAAAAAGGCCAGTCCCCATTAGGACCAGCCCCTTACTACTCCCCAACGAAAAAGGTTCTATTCTACCCTGGTCACTTTAAACTTCGTTCCGGTTACCAGGTCTTTTTCCAACTCCTCTGCCGACTCTTCAATATCTTCCTGTACATCCTCAGGTTTTCTGCGTGTGCTTGGCAGATAGTGGATCGCGTAATTCGCGGCATGTTTCTCATCATCCCGAAATGTATAATTACCATGATCGATCACCTCTCTGGTGTGTATTCTCAAAAGGTGATAGGCCTTATCCCGCAACTCTCTTTGTTCGGTACGGGGCATGTTGCTCCTTCTGGCTTTTGCATAAAGAATATTGAGATCGTAGGCATATTTGGTAAGCTTGTCTAACTTATAGAAATCAAAATTCAACTCCTCCAGGCGGGGTGTCAGATTGCGGGCCACTACTGCAAGATCGTTAAAATCCTGAATAGTGTCGGCGTGTCTGTTTCCGTCCGCGATCTGGCGAAGCTGATTGATGGTGCTTTGGTCGTGACGGAAGTGAAAGCGTAAATAACCATACACATCATCGAAAAGCTTATTGGCTTCTTCAAGGCTCTCTTCCCAGGCGATACGGTCCTCAGCTCTGTCAAAATAGATAACCAGCCAGTTGGAACACAGTTCCCTGAGTGCTAAACTTAAGGAATACATCATCTCGGCATGGTTCCAGTCCAGATGATCCTCTAGCAGCTTCTCCTTATCCTGTAATGCAAGATAATATAGATTAGTCGCTTCCATAGCGTAAAATTTGGGCGGAATTCTATGTTTCTTTACTTCATCCAGGGGGACTTCTCTGATAACAGGAAGCATTTTTTCTAGTTTTTCCTGAAAAGGCATAACAAAACTCCTTTTGTTTATGTGTGAATTACCCGAAAGCATCGTACTGCCGGGCGGTTAATTAACCTTAGTGATAATGGGATATTTGGGCATAACTGATCGTAATATGTGTAAAACTTTTCTGGTATCCCAAAGGGTTAAATAAAAACTATATTCCTGTCTATATCAGAGTAAAGATATTTTTTATCTTTTTTTTTGCCTCCTGTTTTTCCCTGTAATATTTTATTGTTAACCCACTACTATAACAGGAGTGAATGTATGAAGTCAAAAACAGAACTCGTTCCTATCAAAATGCCGGTTGCGGAACTATTACAACAGGCATGTGATATGCATAAACACTGCTACACCGACCTTGAAGCTGTTAAGAATGTCGGGCTCGATATGACAATGGTAGACGCCATTCCTCAGCTTGTGTTGGATCTGTCCAAAGCTCATGGCGAGTGGATACGGGTGAAAATTGGTAGTGTATATGAAGGTAAAGAGCTTAAAAAGTACATTGCTGAGCTGTGTAAGTTTCGTACCGATCTTGCCCGCTCCATACGATTCGCGGCAAAGAAGTCCGGTTCTCATCTAAAAGTCCCCTACTACAAATCACGCAGTGGTTTTGAAGTGAGTCAGGACTTAAATGATCTTGCGGTGATGGGCCGACAGAAAAAGTGGATGCTTAAAAAGATTAATTTCGACATGTCGATTCTTGAAGAGGCGGTGGAGCACTCCTTTAACCTCACCGGGAAAATTATAAGGCGAAGGCAGAGTAAGCCCAAAAATTCAAAAGAGCGTAAAGCGCGTGATGAACTCTACTCTAAACTCTATACAATAGTTCAGGAGATACGCGTGTGCGGTAAATTTGCCATGCGTAAGTCGAGACGGAGAAAACTCTACGCGAACTCTTACTGGCGTCGCCCCAAACCCGGAAGACCACCAAAAGTCGGTAAGCAAAAAACAGAGAAACGTGAGACCGTTAAAACTACTGTTATAACACGTGAGAAACCCACAGGTCACCCACCGGTGGAACCCAAAAACACAAACCCCGGCCCGCCACCGGATAGTTAAGACCCGCAAAACCGTTTCTTTACCCAAAACACTACCGTTTATAACTCCCTGCATTTAAGGGACCACAACACTTCTATACCCAATTGAGCAATGTGTACCCCGACAATGAGGTTTTTTCACCCCGCCAGGTAGTTTTCAACTCTTCTGAACCTGTTATTTTCTTCCACAGACCACTTTACATCACCCGTACAATAATTATTTAACCCCCCGAGCCAATTATCTGCCCCCATTTTGTAATTATTTCACCTCC
Coding sequences within it:
- a CDS encoding two-component regulator propeller domain-containing protein yields the protein MNRVVTGMKKIVVLFFLLLGLPIVAQDITNYINYLDVSTTYLDDDELWVGTNTTGLFMYNRSTKKKTIYNDDNTFFGDKVNRVLKDQQNRIWVAWPRAIAYKYKGEWEKLDPLIDRVYDFTLDNTGNIWAIGLGGVVRTSGGSFETISTPVDLTNDPLRGIASGYDNGKIYVVTDSRILKYNTDGSYYGNIDQPRNTPLSVAIDNLNRIFLTYSTGIFRLENETWINSSFNVPITDLNVSEDGYVWAYNRNSIHVYDQNQWQLILQYRNDVGYIKSVQPHSKTEALIGGDFFLGYLEGSFIHPAFSNISPIIESKAPRGNTIRFLYTDNSGTVWTYADFDPEGVRQFVNEKWQSTVYGPSISNQTTRMISRDDEVWFLNSQGVQILERNSLSGFEYSGRGILNDLVFDKSDSLWFATSRGVGKYNGVEFYEDRNPGFQSNNMTSLLVTKDSSLWVGGYEGTLAFYSNNIWTQRTLSKPATITMLAQDSLGSLWIGTNNGLVNIGKNDSEVWYTTHNGLGSNNIQDIRVDTYNRIWVATTSGLSYLENETWKTLDRSLGLAGNYVSSLTISKDTILWIGTDRGISALNLNSHTISVEDSNRRLNPATKRYKQSKLQINLENNRIFHSPDNNFYLLNGRKINPSNNKRKLPSMIYIESNAFQKTGSRGRPESSGNQ